The following nucleotide sequence is from Nocardioides eburneiflavus.
GAGGTGCCGAGCGTGCCGGCGTTGAAGTTCACGAAGCCCTCGTGCATGACCGTCGTGCCCTCGGCGAGGTGCGCGCCGAGCCTTACGCGGTCGGCATCGCCGATGCGTACGCCGGTGGGCAGGACGTAGTCGACCATCCGGGGGAACTTGTCGACGCCGAAGACGGTCACCTGCTGCCCGCTCGCGCGGAGCCGGGCGCGGGTCGCCTCGAAGCCCTCGACGGCGCACGGCCCGGCGGAGGTCCACACGACGTTGGTGAGCAGGCCGAAGACCCCGTCGAGGTTCTGCCCGTGCGGCCTGACCAGCCGGGTGGAGAGCAGGTGCAGCCGCAGCCACACGTCCTCCGTGGTGGCCGGGGCGTCGTCGAGGTCGGCGATCTCGACCAGGCGCACCTCACGGCGTACGCCGCGCACCTCGTCGTCGCCCTCCAGCGCGGTCAGCTCCGCCGGGGCGTCGCCCTCGGTCGCGCCGAGGACGGGGGAGGGGAACCACGCGTCGAGGACGGTGTCGCCGGAAGAGCCGGCGTGGATGGTCAGCAGGGCGTAGCCAGAAGCAGCGGTCACGGGGACAGCCTACGGAGGCCGCCCCACCCACCCGGGTGGTGGCTACTGACCGGCGCGGCCGTCGATGCACTCACGCACCAGGTCGGCGTGACCGCAGTGGCGGGCGTACTCCTCGATCATGTGCACCACGATGTCGCGCACCTCGGTCGGCTCGCCGTGCACGTCGACGATCGCGTCGAGGTCGGTGCGGTCCAGCACCTCGCGGGCGTACGCGATCTCCGACTGCCACAGCGCGTGGCTGGCACGCACCAGGTCGTCGTCGGCGTCGGGGAACGTGAAGCCCGCGTCCTCGGCCTCGTCCTGGAACAGCCGCGGAAGGTCCATCCGCGCCTCGATCACCCGGCGGAACCAGCTCTGCTCCACCCGCGCCATGTGCCGGACCAGGCCGAGCAGCGAGATGTTGGACGGCGGCACGGCCTTGGTCGCCAGCTGAGCGGCGTCGAGGCCGTCACACTTGAGGGCCAGCGTCTGGCGGTAGTGCTCGAGGTAGCCGAGGAGGCACTCCCGCTCGCCGCGCGTCGGCCCCATCTGCATCCGCGGGTCCTGGTCGGTCGGGAGCCACATGCCGTCATAACCGGGGTGCGCCATGGGATCACCCAACCGTCCGCCACCGGGGACAGTCCAGTGGATTCTGGCTCCTCGCCGAGGTAGTCCAGTGAGTATTGGCTCCTCACCGAGGTAGTCCAGTGGACAACGGTCGCGTCGGGGACCAGAAGCCAGCCACTTTCCACTGGACTATCCGGCGGACCGCGGCGCCACACGTCAACCACTTCCCACTGGACTATCCCGCGGACCGCGGCGGCGCCCGCCCGTCGGCGACCTGCCCTGTGGACGACCACCACGAGGGCCGCTCCGCGGGGAAGCGTATTCCCGTGTACTCGTCGACCTCCTTCCACCCACGCCGCCCGGGGTTGGTCCTTCCTGTGGCCGTCGACCCGTCCGGCCGGGCGGGGCCGACGCGTGGCCAGGCCCGCGGGAGGAAGTGGCGTACGTCGAGTCGTGGGCTGGTGGTCCCGGCCGACGTGACCGTCACCTCTCAGCAGCGAGCCCTCGAGGCGAGCGCGGTCCTTGGCGACGACGAGGCGGTCACGGGATGGGCCGCGCTGGACTGGTTGGGGGCGCGGTGGTTCGACGGCACGTCCAACGGCGTCGAACCTCGTGACGTGCCGCTGGTTGCCAGGCGGCACCTGCTGACGCAACCGGGATTCTCGGTGAGCCAGGAGT
It contains:
- a CDS encoding DinB family protein gives rise to the protein MAHPGYDGMWLPTDQDPRMQMGPTRGERECLLGYLEHYRQTLALKCDGLDAAQLATKAVPPSNISLLGLVRHMARVEQSWFRRVIEARMDLPRLFQDEAEDAGFTFPDADDDLVRASHALWQSEIAYAREVLDRTDLDAIVDVHGEPTEVRDIVVHMIEEYARHCGHADLVRECIDGRAGQ
- the dapD gene encoding 2,3,4,5-tetrahydropyridine-2,6-dicarboxylate N-succinyltransferase; the protein is MTAASGYALLTIHAGSSGDTVLDAWFPSPVLGATEGDAPAELTALEGDDEVRGVRREVRLVEIADLDDAPATTEDVWLRLHLLSTRLVRPHGQNLDGVFGLLTNVVWTSAGPCAVEGFEATRARLRASGQQVTVFGVDKFPRMVDYVLPTGVRIGDADRVRLGAHLAEGTTVMHEGFVNFNAGTLGTSMVEGRISGGVVVGDGSDVGGGASIMGTLSGGGKEVISIGERCLLGANAGIGISLGDDCVVEAGCYVTAGTKVTVSDMDGKPRVVKAATLSGVDNILFRRNSVTGAIQAVPWKGDGIALNAALHAN